GAGCTGTCGGCCTACCTCGCCGCGTTGGACGCCGACCCGGCCCGGTTGCAGACCGTCTACGAGCGGCGGGCGGCGCTGCGCGCGCTCACCCGCAAGTACGCCGACGACGTCGACGGGGTGATCGCCTGGGCCGAGCACGCCCGCACCCGGCTGTCCGACCTGGACACCTCCGACGACCTGCTGGAGGAGCTGGACCGGGAGGCCTCCCGGCTGGCCGGCGAGGTGGCCGACCTGGCCGGCCGGGTGTCGACGTCGCGGCAGGAGGCGGCGACCCGCTTCGCCGAGCAGGTCACCGTGGAGCTGGCCGGGCTGGCCATGCCGCACGCCCGGATCGAGGTGGCGGTGCTGCCCCGCGCGGCCGGCCGCACCGAGCCGACCCTGACGGTCAACGGCACCGAGGTCGGCGTCGGCCCGGACGGCGGCGACGAGGTCGAGCTGCGGCTGCTGGCCCACCCGGGCGCGCCCTCGCTGCCGTTGCAGCGCGGCGCCTCCGGCGGCGAGCTGTCCCGGGTGATGCTCGCCATCGAGGTGGTCTTCGCCGGCTCGGGCGGTCCGCCCACGCTGGTCTTCGACGAGGTCGACGCCGGGGTCGGCGGCCAGGCCGCGGTGGAGATCGGCCGGCGGTTGGCCCGGCTGGCCCGCAGCCACCAGGTGCTGGTCGTCACGCACCTGCCGCAGGTGGCCGCCTTCGCCGACCGGCACCTGGTGGTGGCGAAGGACACGGGCGGGGCGGTCACCACGAGCGGGGTCCGGGTGGTGGAGGACACCGAGCGCGCCCGGGAACTCGCCCGCATGCTCGCGGGTTTGCCCGACTCCGACCTGGGTATCGCCCACGCCGAGGAGCTTCTCGCCGTGGCGGCCCGCGAAAGGCGCCCGTGAGGCCGGCGATTGTGAGCACAGGCACACCAGCCTGCGCGTTAGTGTGCTTCCCTGGGTAGGCGGCCCTGCTCAGGCATGTCGCGACAGAATTGCCTGCCTCACATGCCAGGATGGTCACGATGCGTCTACCCACGTTGCGCCGGACCCGGAACGCGGAACCGGGCAGGATCCTCGGCACCGCACGCCTTGACCGCCGGACAAAACGCCTGGTCGGCCGGCTCCGCCCCGGTGACATCGCGGTCATCGACCACGTCGACCTCGACCGTGTCGCCGCCGACTCGCTCGTCGCCGTCGGTGTCGGCGCCGTGCTCAACGCGAAGCCGTCGGTCTCCGGCCGCTACCCCAATCTGGGGCCCGAGGTGCTGGTCGCCGCCGGCATCCCGCTCCTGGACGACCTGGGGGAGGGGGTCTTCGAGCGGATCCGCGAGGGCGACACCGTCCGGATCGAAGGCAACACCGTTTTCCTCGGCGACGAGCCGGTGGCACACGGCAGCCTCCAGGACGCCGAGACGGTGGCCAAGTCGATGGCCGACGCCCGGGAAGGGCTCTCGGTCCAGTTGGAGGCGTTCGCCGCCAACACGATGGACTACCTCCGGCAGGAGCGCGACCTGCTCCTCGACGGGGTCGGCGTGCCGGAGATCCAGACCGAGATGCAGGGGCGGCACTGCCTGATCGTGGTGCGCGGCTACGACTACAAGGCCGACCTGGACGTGCTGCGCCCGTACATCCGCGAGTTCAAGCCGGTCCTGATCGGCGTCGACGGCGGCGCGGACGCGCTGGTGGAGGCCGGCTACACGCCGGACATGATCATCGGCGACATGGACTCGGTCACCGACGACGTGCTGCGCTGCGGCGCCGAGGTGATCGTGCACGCCTACCCGGACGGCCGGGCGCCCGGCCTGGCCCGGGTCAACGGCCTCGGGGTCCCGGCGGTGACCTTCCCGGCGGCGGCGACCAGCGAGGACCTGGCCATGCTGCTGGCCGATGAGAAGGGCGCCTCGCTGCTGGTCGCCGTCGGCACCCACGCCACCCTGGTCGAGTTCCTCGACAAGGGCCGAGGCGGGATGGCCTCCACGTTCCTGACCCGGCTCAAGGTCGGCGGCAAGCTGGTCGACGCCAAGGGCGTGAGCCGGCTCTACCGGCAGAGCATCTCCGGGTCGTCGCTGCTGCTGCTGGTGCTCTCCGCGATCGCGGCGATGGCCTCGGCCGTGGCGGTCTCCACCGTCGGCAAGGCGTATTTGGGCGTGGTCTCCGAGTGGTGGAACAATTTCGTGTTCCAGCTCGAACAGCTTTTCTAGC
The nucleotide sequence above comes from Micromonospora sp. M71_S20. Encoded proteins:
- the steA gene encoding putative cytokinetic ring protein SteA is translated as MRLPTLRRTRNAEPGRILGTARLDRRTKRLVGRLRPGDIAVIDHVDLDRVAADSLVAVGVGAVLNAKPSVSGRYPNLGPEVLVAAGIPLLDDLGEGVFERIREGDTVRIEGNTVFLGDEPVAHGSLQDAETVAKSMADAREGLSVQLEAFAANTMDYLRQERDLLLDGVGVPEIQTEMQGRHCLIVVRGYDYKADLDVLRPYIREFKPVLIGVDGGADALVEAGYTPDMIIGDMDSVTDDVLRCGAEVIVHAYPDGRAPGLARVNGLGVPAVTFPAAATSEDLAMLLADEKGASLLVAVGTHATLVEFLDKGRGGMASTFLTRLKVGGKLVDAKGVSRLYRQSISGSSLLLLVLSAIAAMASAVAVSTVGKAYLGVVSEWWNNFVFQLEQLF
- the recN gene encoding DNA repair protein RecN; its protein translation is MLEELRITGLGVIEDTTLPLTGGMNVITGETGAGKTMVVTGLGLLFGGRADAGRVRAQPGRAVVEGRLRLEGRVAATVHARITDAGGEPDEDGSVLLSRTVTVEGRSRAHLGGRSMPVSMLGEVGEQAVAVHGQSDQLRLLRPAEQRAALDRFAGPEHEKLLDALREAYARWRAVVDDLTDRRRNARERNQEADLLRLGLDEITRVDPQPGEDDELKAEAQRLEHAEGLRTAAQVAHQCVAGGVEATDETPDAAALLGTARRTLEAQAGTDPALGELAGRLEEAATLVTDVSAELSAYLAALDADPARLQTVYERRAALRALTRKYADDVDGVIAWAEHARTRLSDLDTSDDLLEELDREASRLAGEVADLAGRVSTSRQEAATRFAEQVTVELAGLAMPHARIEVAVLPRAAGRTEPTLTVNGTEVGVGPDGGDEVELRLLAHPGAPSLPLQRGASGGELSRVMLAIEVVFAGSGGPPTLVFDEVDAGVGGQAAVEIGRRLARLARSHQVLVVTHLPQVAAFADRHLVVAKDTGGAVTTSGVRVVEDTERARELARMLAGLPDSDLGIAHAEELLAVAARERRP